A stretch of the Uranotaenia lowii strain MFRU-FL chromosome 3, ASM2978415v1, whole genome shotgun sequence genome encodes the following:
- the LOC129751861 gene encoding semaphorin-5A → MRFMCHIKGQNEEACRNYIMVLQSHGNKVYACGTYAFSPSCSWRQMENLTSIRFESGVGKCPSSKLVNNTAHLSDNGKLYVGTTTDFSGSDPAILRADLYQENARMLRTPQYNSKWLNDPHFVGSFENGDFIYFLFRESAVEYINCGKIVYSRIARVCKNDPGGSHILKDGWTTFMKARLNCSLPGDYPFYFNEIQGMVFSQEENVLYATFSTPENSIHGSAICAYNMSSIQAAFAGSFKYQESQGSAWHRQEAQHREQFECNANPATRHTSLMDSSKYQLMDQAVQPIIGQPLHHTQLERFHQIAIDIIPTKLHERVHIIYVATDTGLIKKISVLPRTKTTCVVEIWRPEPTADVRIRTIQYVKETDSLYVGTDAALSRISAHHCNRHLSKVSCLNSMDPYCGWNELQEACTIAPNGDTLARYWIQNATECPVLTAPVDGGWSAWSDWNKCAQAGAQPQAASNGNEDLAANSDSCLCRTRSCDNPSPKNGGKSCTGVSIAVTNCTVHGGWTDWSPWSACSQTCGMAVKTRRRTCGNPKPAHGGRVCVGPDRAEIYCTHLPPCPAPKQPPIDGGWGPWGVWGECSATCGGGFRIRRRKCDDPQPQNGGMDCPGCHLDYEVCNSHTCPDVKRASPWTPWLMVTNGSLPDGGYVEKRFRYTCKASVADAAMLKITPKEETRICRTDGSCQRSSDSSGHSGDEDGWTEWGSWSACSVSCGGGQQFRTRNCERAECDGVHKMARACNSQPCKGEWGCWSDWSSCSVSCGLGTRTRTRQCLSMSGNVIFGSDCEGQNTQYDTCEMPSCDSFLGWGEWTDWSACNSDGEKIRTRKCLVSTPEQKMCQGNDREIRSCHVELTSNEIPHAHTAAASSVAAIVTGVVLLIIMCCAGSVFATIYMMRKKTKGIKAIQGSPCYGSYPNQYSSLPTKDQFPENHKPKRQTSFNGRNDASGSKISNGHTTLTKSNNVNGAIGNSTPKVLAKSFNDSDTATIKRNSHGLNNIRHARQLELEEEKY, encoded by the exons ATGCGCTTCATGTGCCACATCAAGGGCCAGAATGAGGAAGCCTGCCGGAACTACATCATGGTGCTGCAGAGCCACGGGAATAAGGTGTACGCTTGTGGAACTTATGCGTTCAGTCCGTCCTGTTCCTGGCGGCAGATGGAGAACTTGACCAGCATCCGGTTCGAGAGCGGTGTCGGAAAGTGTCCGTCGAGCAAGCTGGTCAACAATACTGCCCACCTCTCGGATAATGGGAAGCTGTACGTGGGAACGACGACGGATTTTTCCGGATCGGATCCCGCCATTTTGAGGGCTGATCTGTACCAGGAAAACGCTCGGATGCTCCGAACACCTCAGTACAATTCGAAATGGCTGAACGATCCTCACTTCGTTGGGAGCTTTGAGAATGGGGACTTTATCTACTTCCTGTTCCGGGAGTCGGCTGTGGAGTATATCAACTGTGGCAAGATCGTGTACTCGAGGATCGCGAGGGTCTGCAAGAATGATCCGGGAGGCTCCCACATACTGAAAGACGGCTGGACAACGTTCATGAAGGCCCGGCTTAACTGCTCTCTACCTGGGGATTATCCGTTCTATTTCAACGAGATACAGGGAATGGTTTTCTCACAGGAAGAGAACGTCCTGTATGCGACCTTCTCAACGCCAGA aaacaGCATTCACGGATCGGCAATATGCGCCTACAACATGTCCTCGATACAGGCCGCCTTCGCCGGTTCCTTCAAGTACCAGGAATCGCAAGGCTCGGCTTGGCACCGTCAGGAAGCTCAGCATCGGGAGCAGTTCGAATGCAACGCCAACCCAGCCACCCGACACACTTCGCTCATGGATTCATCCAAGTATCAACTGATGGATCAAGCCGTTCAACCGATCATCGGACAACCGCTGCACCACACACAATTGGAAAGGTTCCACCAAATTGCTATCGACATCATTCCTACGAAGTTGCACGAACGTGTCCACATCATCTACGTGGCCACCGATACGGGACTGATCAAGAAGATCTCCGTGTTACCGAGAACGAAAACGACATGCGTCGTTGAAATCTGGCGTCCGGAACCGACCGCGGATGTGAGAATTCGGACTATCCAATACGTCAAAGAGACGGATTCGCTATATGTTGGAACGGATGCAGCGTTGAGTCGGATATCGGCGCATCACTGCAATCGTCACCTGTCCAAGGTTAGCTGTTTGAACTCGATGGATCCGTACTGTGGGTGGAACGAATTGCAGGAAGCTTGCACAATTGCACCAAATGGGGATACGTTGGCCAGGTATTGGATACAGAATGCTACCGAGTGTCCGGTGCTGACAGCTCCGGTTGATGGAGGATGGTCTGCTTGGTCTGATTGGAACAAATGCGCTCAAGCCGGGGCTCAACCACAAGCTGCATCGAATGGAAATGAAGATCTGGCGGCTAACTCGGATAGTTGTCTTTGTCGGACAAGGAGTTGCGATAATCCTTCGCCGAAGAATGGTGGAAAGAGTTGCACCGGAGTGAGTATTGCGGTAACCAACTGCACCGTCCATGGAGGTTGGACCGATTGGAGTCCGTGGTCGGCCTGTTCTCAGACCTGTGGGATGGCTGTTAAAACAAGGCGTCGAACTTGCGGTAATCCGAAGCCTGCTCACGGGGGAAGGGTTTGCGTAGGGCCTGATCGTGCCGAAATCTACTGTACCCACCTTCCGCCGTGTCCAGCGCCTAAGCAACCTCCGATCGATGGAGGTTGGGGACCTTGGGGTGTTTGGGGTGAGTGCAGCGCTACTTGCGGTGGTGGCTTCCGTATTCGTCGAAGGAAGTGTGATGATCCCCAACCGCAGAATGGAGGCATGGATTGTCCTGGGTGTCATCTAGATTACGAAGTTTGCAATTCCCACACCTGTCCGGATGTTAAACGTGCTAGTCCCTGGACTCCTTGGCTGATGGTTACGAATGGGAGTTTACCGGACGGTGGTTACGTTGAGAAGCGATTCAGGTATACGTGCAAGGCTTCGGTGGCAGATGCAGCTATGCTGAAGATAACTCCAAAGGAAGAAACTCGGATATGTCGTACGGATGGTTCTTGTCAGAGGTCTAGTGACTCGTCCGGGCACTCCGGCGATGAAGATGGTTGGACCGAGTGGGGCTCGTGGAGCGCTTGTAGCGTTTCCTGCGGAGGAGGTCAACAGTTCCGCACCCGCAATTGCGAACGAGCCGAGTGTGATGGAGTTCATAAGATGGCGCGGGCCTGCAATAGTCAGCCCTGTAAAG gtGAATGGGGATGCTGGAGTGATTGGTCATCGTGTTCCGTCAGCTGCGGACTAGGAACAAGAACCAGAACGCGTCAATGCCTGTCGATGTCCGGGAATGTTATCTTCGGAAGCGATTGTGAAGGTCAAAACACCCAATACGATACCTGTGAGATGCCTAGCTGTGACT CATTCCTTGGTTGGGGAGAGTGGACCGATTGGTCGGCTTGCAACAGCGATGGCGAAAAGATTCGCACCCGAAAGTGTTTGGTTTCGACTCCGGAGCAGAAGATGTGCCAGGGCAACGATCGGGAAATCCGTTCTTGCCACGTGGAACTCACTTCAAACG AAATTCCCCACGCCCACACGGCAGCAGCTTCCTCGGTGGCGGCCATCGTCACCGGAGTGGTGCTGCTCATCATCATGTGCTGTGCCGGAAGCGTCTTCGCCACCATCTACATGATGCGGAAGAAAACCAAGGGCATCAAGGCGATCCAGGGCTCGCCCTGCTACGGGTCCTACCCGAACCAGTACTCATCGCTTCCGACGAAGGAT CAGTTCCCGGAAAACCACAAACCCAAACGGCAGACCTCGTTCAATGGCCGCAACGATGCTAGCGGGTCGAAAATATCCAACGGACACACGACGCTAACGAAGTCGAACAACGTGAATGGAGCGATTGGAAACAGTACGCCAAAAGTTTTGGCTAAATCATTCAACGATTCTGACACGGCCACAATCAAACGGAACTCACACGGACTGAATAACATTCGTCACGCGAGGCAGCTGGAACTGGAAGAGGAAAAGTACTAG